CCTCCTGGACCTCCTGGACCTCCTGGACCTCCTGGACCTCCTGGACGCACCGGGCCCCGGCCCGGCGGTAATCTCACCGAGGGTCCGCGCGGACGCGTCGCAGGCCCGGCGAGGCGCGGCGGCGCGCCAGGGCGAGGGGAGAGTCGAGCGGATCGTGGCTTCTGCGGGACTGCTGTATCAGCTCTACGAGCGTCGCCTCGTCCGGAGCCTGGACCGGGACGGCGTCCCGCGTCACGTGGGCGTCATCCTCGACGGCAACCGTCGCTGGGCCAAGGGCCTGGGGGCACCGGTCGCCCACGGACACCGCCGGGGCGCGGACAAGATCAGCGAGCTGCTGCACTGGTCCGAGGAGGCGGGGGTCGAGGTCGTCACGCTGTGGATGCTCTCCACCGACAACCTCCAGCGGGACCCGGCGGAGGTCGCCGAGCTGCTCGGGATCATCGCCGCGGCGGTGGACAAGATCGCCGACACCGGCCGGCACGGGCTGCGCGTGGTCGGGTCGCTCGACCTGCTGCCCGACGACGTCGCCGCCCGCCTGCGCGACGCCGAGGCCCGCACCGCCGGCCGGCGCGGGCTGCAGGTCAATGTCGCCATCGGCTACGGCGGCCGGCACGAGATCACCGACGCCGTGCGCGCCCTGCTGCGCGAGCGTGCGGCGGCGGGTCAGAGCATCGAAGACGTGGCCGCCGAGATCGGCGTCGACGACATCACCGCCCACCTGTACACGAAGGGCCAGCCGGACCCCGACCTGGTCATCCGCACCTCCGGCGAGCAGCGACTGGGTGGGTTCCTGCTGTGGCAGTCCGTGCACAGCGAGTACTACTTCTGCGAGGTCTACTGGCCCGACTTCCGCCGGGTGGACTTCTTGCGTGCGCTGCGCGACTACGCCCAGCGCGAGCGGCGCCACGGGCGCTGAGGCGCCGGCGCGCACCTGACGGCGTCGCCGACGCACCTGACGGCGTCGCCTTCGCACGTGGCCGCGTGGTGACCTCACGTGACGGGGCGGTGAACAATGGCGCACGAGTCGGTGTCCCGGTGTGTCCTCGCGGTGCGGAGTGTTCGACGGACGTAGCGTGCGTTGTGACGGACGGCACACCAGCCGCCCTCCGGGAGGTCGCCCATGCAGCACCGCGCTGCGTACGGGAGGGGCCGCCGGCCCTTCCTGGGTCGGCCTGCCGCCCCCCACACCGCACGGTCGATCGCGACGCACGCGAGCGACCAGCGCAGCTGATCACGGCGCCCCGGCGCCGGAGGGAGCCCGACGTGAGCCCTGACCCCACCACCCGCGTCCAGCACCACACCCCCGCAGCGCCCGGCGTCCCCGCCGGGCCCGGCGCCGCCGTTGCGGCGCAGCTCGGCGTCGCCGAACCCACCGGCACCGCGCTGCGCACCTACGTCGTGGACACGTCCGTCCTCCTGTCGGACCCGCGAGCCTTCACCCGCTTCGTCGAGCACGACGTCGTCCTCCCGGTCGTCGTGATCACCGAGCTCGAGGCCAAGCGCCACCACCCCGAGCTCGGCTATTTCGCGCGCTCGGCCCTGCGGCTGCTCGACGACCTGCGCGTCAAGCACGGCCGCCTCGACGACGCCGTCCCGGTCGGTGACGACGGCGGCACCCTGCGCGTGGAGCTGAACCACTCCTCCGACCAGGTGCTGCCCTCCGGCCTGCGTCTGGGGGACAACGACACCCGCATCCTCTCCGTGGCTGCGAACCTGGCCGCCGAGGGCCACGCCGTCACGGTCGTGTCGAAGGACCTGCCCATGCGGGTCAAGGCCTCGGCGGTCGGCTTGAACGCCGAGGAGTACCGCGCCCAGCAGGTGGTCGACTCCGGGTACACCGGGATGACGACGGCGGAGCTCACCGAGTCCGAGATGGCCGGCTTGTGGGGCGAGGACGCCGTCGCCGTGGCCGACCTGGCCACCCCGGGCGAGCTGGAGAAGCAGCCGCTGCACACCGGCGTCGTCCTGCACTCCCCGCGCGGGTCCGCGCTGGGCCGGCTGGGCACCGAGGGGCGGCTGCACCTCGTGCGCGGGGACCGTGAGGTTTTCGGGGTGCGGGGCCGCAGTGCCGAGCAGCGGGTGGCCATCGACCACCTCACCAACCCGGACATCGGCATCGTCTCCCTGGGTGGGCGCGCCGGCACCGGCAAGTCCGCGCTGGCGCTGTGCGCAGGCCTCGAGGCGGTGATGGAGCGGCACGAGCACCGCAAGGTCGTCGTCTTCCGACCGCTCTACGCCGTCGGCGGGCAGGAGCTGGGTTACCTGCCCGGTGACCAGGCGGAGAAGATGAACCCTTGGGCCGAGGCGGTCTTCGACACCCTGGGGGCGATCGTGGCGCCTGAGGTCGTCGACGAGGTGATGGCCCGCGGCATGCTCGAGGTGCTGCCGCTGACCCACATCCGGGGCCGCTCCCTGCACGACGCGTACGTGATCGTCGACGAGGCCCAGTCCCTCGAGCGCAACGTGCTGCTCACCGTGCTCTCCCGCATCGGGCAGAACTCCAAGGTGGTCCTGACCCACGACGTCGCCCAGCGGGACAACCTGCGGGTCGGCCGGCACGACGGCATCGCCGCCGTGGTCGAGGCCCTCAAGGGCAAGGAGCTCTTCGCGCACGTGACGCTCACCCGCTCGGAGCGCTCCGCCGTCTCCGCGCTGGTCACCGACCTGCTGGAGGGCGCCGAGCTCTGACCCGCCACCCACCCAGGCCGCCCCACCTAGGCGCTCCATCAGGCGCCCCACCTAGGCGCGAGATGTCATCTTCTCCGCGATATGTCACGGCTCGCGGAGAAGATGACATCCGCCCAACAGGCCAGCCGACGACGTCGAGGGAGGGGCGATCAGCGCAGCGGGTCGAACGGCCACAGCTCGGGCGGCACGTCCCCGCTGGTGACAAGCTCGGCGACAAGCTGACCGGTGAGCGGGCCGAGCGTGATGCCCCACATGCCGTGCCCCCCGGCGGCGATCACGCGCGGCGCGCTGGTGGGGCCGATGAGGGGCAGGCCGTCGGTGGTGACAGGGCGCGAGCCCACCCACTCGTCGACGCGGTCGTCCAGGTCCCCGGCGAGCAGCGGCCGGGTCGCGTCCACGATCGCGCGGATCCGGCGAGGGTCGAGCGGGTCACCCGGGCGGCGGAACTCCATCATCCCCGCGACCCGGTAGCGGTAGCCGAGCGGGGTGCAGGCGACCCGCTGGACCGGGAAGTACAGCGGCATCGTCGGCATGGGGTCCACGGGGATGGAGAAGGAGTACCCGCGCCCAGCCTGGACGACCATCCGCACCCCGAACGGCCGTGCGAGGTCCCCGAGCCAGGCCCCGGTGGCGAGGACGACGGCGTCGGCCCGGAGGATCTCCTCGCCCGCCGCCCGGGTGCCGCGGGCGGTTGCCGGACGCGCCGGACGCGCCGGCGGGGCCTCGTGCTCGCTCGGTCCGCCGACCGGGCGGGTGGGGCGGGTGCGCACGAGGGCCGGGCGGGTGGCAGAGCCACCGTCGACCGCCACCACCCGGGTGCCCTCGCGCAGCACGACGCCGGAGGCCAGCACCGCGTCGGCGAGGGCGAGCATGTATCGCGGGGGGTCGATGAACCGGGTGCCCGCCAGCCGGATCCCGGCGGTGACCTCGGCCGTGAGCGCCGGGGCGAGGGCCCGCAGCTCGGCGCCGTCGAGCAGGTCCGCGTCCACCGGCTGCCCAGCGGCCCGGATCGCCTCCAGCTCTGCCAGCAGGCCCCGGCGTTGCCCCGGGTGCCGGTAGCAGGCCAGGAAGTCCTCGGTGCGGACGGTGGGCTCGGTCACACCGCCGTCGGCGAGAAGGTCGAAAGCCGCCAGCGCGCGTCGGTTGAGGGGGATGTAGGCGGACATCGCGCGGCGCCAGGCGGTGTGCGTGCTGTGCCGGACAAAACCGAGGAGGAAGCGCAGCAGCTCCAGGTCAGGGCGCAGCGGCACGTAGACCGGCGAGGCGGGCGAGACCAGGGCAGCGATGCCTGAGCGCAGGATTGTCGGCTCGGGCAGCGGTGTGGTGATCGGCGGGGTGAGCCAGCCGGCGTTGCCCCAGGAGGAGCCGGCGGCCACGTGGTCCTGCTCGAGGACCGTGACCTCTAGGCCGGCCCGCCGCAGGAACCATGCCGTGGACAGGCCCACCATGCCCGCGCCCACGACCACGACCGATCGCGGCGCTCCACCCGGGGTGCTCATGGCCGTCATCCTGGCCCACGAACGGGACGGGCGGAGGAGGATCAGGCGGCGGCCGAGTCAGCCGATGTCGCCGAGCCGGTCCACGACGTTCGCGGTCCCCTCCGCCAGCGTGTACTCGACGCCCACGATCGCGCAGCGCCCCTCGGCGACCGCGGTCGCCAATGACACGGAGTAGTCGCGGAGCATCTCCACCGTCGCCCGCACGTGCCGACGGCGCAGCTCGTCCTCGTCGGCCACGTGCACGTCCCGGGAGGGCGCCGACGTGGACGCCAGCTCCCCGGCCGCGGTCGGCGCCGCGGGCACGCCGTCGACATCGGCCCCGCCGTGCGCCAGCAGGGACGGGATGACCCGGTCGACCACCGCACGCACGAACCCGGTGGGCATGCGTCCGGTGAGCATGGCATCGGTGGCGGCCCCGACGGCCCCGCACCGGTCGTGCCCGAGGACGACGACGAGCGGCGCGCCCAGCACGTCCACGCCGTACTCGATCGACCCGATCACCGTGGTGTCCAGGACGTGCCCGGCGGTGCGGACCACGAACATGTCGCCCAGGCCCTGGTCGAAGATGATCTCCGCCGCCACCCGCGAGTCCGAGCACCCGAACAGCACCGCGTGCGGGTGCTGGTCCTCGGCGACGGCAGCGCGCCACTCGGCCCCCTGGGCCGGGTGCTCCATGCGGTCGGCGACGAAGCGGGCGTTGCCCTCCTGCAGGCGCTGCCACGCCTGGGCCGGGGTCAGGTTCGTGCTCACGGGTCCATCCTTCCAGGGCGGCCCGCTGGACGCCGAGCCCGTCCCATGCAGCGGTCGTGCTCGGTCGCCCCGGCCGGGGACAGGTCGCGCTCGGCAACCCCGTCCCGGAGCGGTCGCGCTCCGGTGGCGGCATGCCCGGATGCGCGGTTTGCTGAAGGCCTCACCGCTTCGGGAGGTCTCATGCGACGACGCATGCTGGCGGCGGCCGCCGTGCTCACCATCGCCGCAGGGGTGTCCGCGTGCTCGGCGGAGGCCGGCACGCCCACCCTCAACTGGTACATCAACCCTGACGCCGGCGGGCAGGAGGCGCTGGCGCAGGCGTGCACGGAGGAGGCCGGCGGGGCCTACACGATCGAGACGGTGCTCCTGCCGCGCACTGCGGCGTCCCAGCGCGAGCAGCTGGCTCGCCGGCTGGCGGCGAAGGACTCCTCGATCGACATCATGAGCCTGGACCCGCCGTTCATCCCGGAGCTGGCCGAGCCCGGCTTCCTGGCTCCGTTGCCCGACGGCGTCGCTGAGCGGACCACCGAGGGTGTGGTGCAGGGCGCGATCGACGGCGCAACCTGGGCCGGGGAGCTGGTGACGGTCCCCTTCTGGGCCAACACCCAGCTGCTGTGGTACCGCAAGTCGGTCGCCGAGGCCGCCGGCCTGGACATGACCCAGCCCGTGACGTGGCAGCAGCTCATCGACGCTGCCGAGAGTCAGGGGAAGCTGCTGGCCGTGCAGGGCCAGAAGGGCGAGTCCTTGACGGTGTGGATCACGGCGCTCATCGCGTCGGCGGGCGGTGAGATCATCACCAATCCTGACGCGCCTGCCCGGGACCTCAAGCTCGGGCTCGACAGCGACGCCGGGCGGGCGGCCGCGGAGATCATCGGTGAGATCGGCAGGTCTGGCGTTGGCGGCCCGGGGCTGCCCACCGAGGACGAGCCGTCATCCCTCACCCTGTTCCAGGGCGACGACGGCTCGTTCATGGTCAACTGGCCGTTCGTGTGGTCCTCCACCGCGACCGCCGTGCAGGACGGGTCCATCGACCAGGCCGTGCTGGACGACATCGGCTGGACGACCTACCCGCTCACCGAGGAGGGCGGCGAGGTGACGCCGCCGTACGGCGGGATCAACCTCGGCGTCGGCGCTTTCAGCGAGCACCCGGACCTGGCCTACAAGGCCGTCGAGTGCATCGTCACGCCGGAGCACCAGGCGGAGTACTTCGCCACCAACGGCAACCCGGCCGCCGCGACGGCCGCCTACGAGGACCCGGCCGTGCAAGAGGCGTACCCGATGTACGCGGAGATCCGCGACTCCCTCGAGCAGGCGGTGCCTCGGCCGCAATCGCCCTTCTACAACGAGGTCTCCACCGGCCTGCAATCGACCTGGTACCCGCCCAGCGACGTCGACCCCGACCGCACCCCCCCGGAGTCCTCCCAGTTCATCACCTCCGTGCTGCGAGGGGAGAGCCTGCTATGACCACCTCAGCGACGCCGCCGGTAGCCCCGAACCGGGCGCCGGCCAAGGGGGCGCCGCCCGGCCGGGCCCGGCGCAGCGACCGGGCCCGCGCCGAGGCACGCCTCGGGTGGTGGCTGGCCGGTCCGGCGTTCGTCGTGATGCTGGCCGTTACCTTGTACCCCATACTTCAGGCCGTCTACGACTCCCTGTTCCAGTACCGGCTCACGGCCCCGGACGAGCGGCGGTTCGTCGGCCTCGGCAACTACGGCGTCGTGCTCACCGACCCGGTGTGGTGGCGCGACCTTTGGGTGACCGTCCTCATCACGGTGATCACGGTCGTCATCGAGCTGATCCTCGGCTTCGCGCTCGCCATGGTGATGCACCGCGCGATCCGGGGACTGCGCGGCCTCTTGCGCACCGCGATCCTCGTGCCCTACGGCATCATCACCGTCGTATCGGCGTTCGCATGGTTCTACGCCTTCGACATCACCTCCGGGTACGTCAACAGCTGGTTCGACTGGGTCCCGGGTATCAGCGAGGACCTCAACTGGTTCGCCAGCCAGGGCACGTCACTGTTCGTCATCATCGCCTCCGAGGTCTGGAAGACCACGCCGTTCATCTCCCTGCTGCTCCTGGCCGGCCTGGCTCAGGTACCCGGGGACATGGAGGAGGCGGCCAAGGTGGACGGCGCCTCCCCGTGGCAGGTGCTGTGGCGGGTCATCATCCCGAACATGAAGGCCGCGATCATGGTGGCCGTGCTCTTCCGGGCCCTGGACGCGTTCCGGATCTTCGACAATGTCTTCATCATGACGAACGGGGCGAACAACACCGAGGTGCTGTCGCTGCTCGCCTACCGCACCTCCATCGGCAGGCTGGAGATCGGGCTCGGGTCAGCGGTGTCGGTGCTGCTGTTCCTGTGCGTGATCCTCATCTGCTGGGCCGCGATCAAGCTCTTCAAGGTCGATCTGGCCAGCGCGAGGGGGCAATGACATGGGCAGGCTGAGCACACGTCAGAAATGGGGGTGGGGGATCATCACGGTCCTCGTGATCGTGTACGCCCTCTTCCCGGTGCTGTCGATCTTCATGACGTCGCTGAAGTCGACCAGCGACATCCGGTCGGGCACGTTCCTGCCGCCGCAGGTGTCGGGGGAGAACTACCAGCAGATCCTCACCGCCGAGGGAGGCGCCCGTGACCTGTTCCTGCCCGCCCTGCGCAACTCGATCGGGATCTCGCTGATCGCCACCGCGATCGCCGTCGTGCTGGCAACGCTTGCCGCCTACGCGATCGCGCGCCTGAACTTCCGCGGCAAGCGGCTCATCCTCACCACGGCCCTGGGAGTGTCGATCTTCCCGGTCATCTCGATCGTCACGCCGCTGTTCAACCTGTGGCGCAACATCGGGCTGTACGACACCTGGCCCGGCCTCATCATCCCGTACCTGTCGCTGACGCTGCCGATCTCCATCTGGACGCTGGCCGCGTTCTTCCGGCAGATCCCGTGGGAGCTCGAGCAGGCGGCCCAGGTCGACGGGGCCACAGCGTGGCAGGCCTTCCGCAAGGCGATCGTGCCGCTCGCCGCGCCCGGGGTCTTCACTACTGCCCTGATCGCCTTCTTCATCGCGTGGAACGACTTCG
This window of the Georgenia yuyongxinii genome carries:
- a CDS encoding NAD(P)/FAD-dependent oxidoreductase; translation: MSTPGGAPRSVVVVGAGMVGLSTAWFLRRAGLEVTVLEQDHVAAGSSWGNAGWLTPPITTPLPEPTILRSGIAALVSPASPVYVPLRPDLELLRFLLGFVRHSTHTAWRRAMSAYIPLNRRALAAFDLLADGGVTEPTVRTEDFLACYRHPGQRRGLLAELEAIRAAGQPVDADLLDGAELRALAPALTAEVTAGIRLAGTRFIDPPRYMLALADAVLASGVVLREGTRVVAVDGGSATRPALVRTRPTRPVGGPSEHEAPPARPARPATARGTRAAGEEILRADAVVLATGAWLGDLARPFGVRMVVQAGRGYSFSIPVDPMPTMPLYFPVQRVACTPLGYRYRVAGMMEFRRPGDPLDPRRIRAIVDATRPLLAGDLDDRVDEWVGSRPVTTDGLPLIGPTSAPRVIAAGGHGMWGITLGPLTGQLVAELVTSGDVPPELWPFDPLR
- a CDS encoding isoprenyl transferase yields the protein MASAGLLYQLYERRLVRSLDRDGVPRHVGVILDGNRRWAKGLGAPVAHGHRRGADKISELLHWSEEAGVEVVTLWMLSTDNLQRDPAEVAELLGIIAAAVDKIADTGRHGLRVVGSLDLLPDDVAARLRDAEARTAGRRGLQVNVAIGYGGRHEITDAVRALLRERAAAGQSIEDVAAEIGVDDITAHLYTKGQPDPDLVIRTSGEQRLGGFLLWQSVHSEYYFCEVYWPDFRRVDFLRALRDYAQRERRHGR
- a CDS encoding carbohydrate ABC transporter permease, which gives rise to MTTSATPPVAPNRAPAKGAPPGRARRSDRARAEARLGWWLAGPAFVVMLAVTLYPILQAVYDSLFQYRLTAPDERRFVGLGNYGVVLTDPVWWRDLWVTVLITVITVVIELILGFALAMVMHRAIRGLRGLLRTAILVPYGIITVVSAFAWFYAFDITSGYVNSWFDWVPGISEDLNWFASQGTSLFVIIASEVWKTTPFISLLLLAGLAQVPGDMEEAAKVDGASPWQVLWRVIIPNMKAAIMVAVLFRALDAFRIFDNVFIMTNGANNTEVLSLLAYRTSIGRLEIGLGSAVSVLLFLCVILICWAAIKLFKVDLASARGQ
- a CDS encoding PhoH family protein, giving the protein MRTYVVDTSVLLSDPRAFTRFVEHDVVLPVVVITELEAKRHHPELGYFARSALRLLDDLRVKHGRLDDAVPVGDDGGTLRVELNHSSDQVLPSGLRLGDNDTRILSVAANLAAEGHAVTVVSKDLPMRVKASAVGLNAEEYRAQQVVDSGYTGMTTAELTESEMAGLWGEDAVAVADLATPGELEKQPLHTGVVLHSPRGSALGRLGTEGRLHLVRGDREVFGVRGRSAEQRVAIDHLTNPDIGIVSLGGRAGTGKSALALCAGLEAVMERHEHRKVVVFRPLYAVGGQELGYLPGDQAEKMNPWAEAVFDTLGAIVAPEVVDEVMARGMLEVLPLTHIRGRSLHDAYVIVDEAQSLERNVLLTVLSRIGQNSKVVLTHDVAQRDNLRVGRHDGIAAVVEALKGKELFAHVTLTRSERSAVSALVTDLLEGAEL
- a CDS encoding carbohydrate ABC transporter permease; translation: MGRLSTRQKWGWGIITVLVIVYALFPVLSIFMTSLKSTSDIRSGTFLPPQVSGENYQQILTAEGGARDLFLPALRNSIGISLIATAIAVVLATLAAYAIARLNFRGKRLILTTALGVSIFPVISIVTPLFNLWRNIGLYDTWPGLIIPYLSLTLPISIWTLAAFFRQIPWELEQAAQVDGATAWQAFRKAIVPLAAPGVFTTALIAFFIAWNDFVYGISLTSTSAARPVPAALAFFTGASYFELPTGAISAASIVVTIPVVILVVLFQRQIVSGLTQGAVKG
- a CDS encoding carbonic anhydrase is translated as MSTNLTPAQAWQRLQEGNARFVADRMEHPAQGAEWRAAVAEDQHPHAVLFGCSDSRVAAEIIFDQGLGDMFVVRTAGHVLDTTVIGSIEYGVDVLGAPLVVVLGHDRCGAVGAATDAMLTGRMPTGFVRAVVDRVIPSLLAHGGADVDGVPAAPTAAGELASTSAPSRDVHVADEDELRRRHVRATVEMLRDYSVSLATAVAEGRCAIVGVEYTLAEGTANVVDRLGDIG
- a CDS encoding extracellular solute-binding protein gives rise to the protein MRRRMLAAAAVLTIAAGVSACSAEAGTPTLNWYINPDAGGQEALAQACTEEAGGAYTIETVLLPRTAASQREQLARRLAAKDSSIDIMSLDPPFIPELAEPGFLAPLPDGVAERTTEGVVQGAIDGATWAGELVTVPFWANTQLLWYRKSVAEAAGLDMTQPVTWQQLIDAAESQGKLLAVQGQKGESLTVWITALIASAGGEIITNPDAPARDLKLGLDSDAGRAAAEIIGEIGRSGVGGPGLPTEDEPSSLTLFQGDDGSFMVNWPFVWSSTATAVQDGSIDQAVLDDIGWTTYPLTEEGGEVTPPYGGINLGVGAFSEHPDLAYKAVECIVTPEHQAEYFATNGNPAAATAAYEDPAVQEAYPMYAEIRDSLEQAVPRPQSPFYNEVSTGLQSTWYPPSDVDPDRTPPESSQFITSVLRGESLL